TCACTCCGGCAATGGCCCCGGCCATGCGCGGGTTTGAGGCCAGCGTCTGCCAGCCGTTCAGCAATGCCAGCACCAGCAAGAAGCCCGGCAGAAACACGCCAAAGGTGGCCACCAGTGCGCCGGTCAGGGGGCTCGCCGGCAACAGCTCGGCCCCGAGAAAGGCCGCCAGGCTGAACATGGGACCGGGCATGGCCTGGGCGGCGGCGTAGCCGGTGAGAAACGCCTCGCTCGACAGCTCGTCCGCCAGCAGGTTCTGCAGCAGAGGCAGCACCACATGGCCGCCGCCAAATACCAGGCTGCCGGCCTGGTAGAAGTCGGCAAAGAGCCTGGCAGAAGCCGTGTTCGTCACCAGCGGCAGCAGCAGGAACAGGCCGGCAAACAGCAGCAGAAAGGGCCAGTTAAGCACAGGAGAATGCCCGGGCTCGCCCTTGCCCCGGCGCAGCCAAAGGGCGCCGATCAGCGCCGCTGTCAGCAGCGCCGCAAACTGGGCGGCCAGCCCCGGCCACAGCCACTGCCCGGCGGCGGTGGCTACCGCCAAGGTGAGCGGCAGGCGCTGGCGGCAGAACTGGCCGGCCATGGTCAGCACGGCGTCGGCCACCACCACCAGCGCAAACAGCTTGAGACCGCTCACCACTGCCAGGGTGATGGCCGAGCCGGCGTATTGCCGGCCCAGCAGCGCCAGGGCCAGCATCAGCACAAAGGACGGCAGGGTAAAGCCCACAAAGGCGGCGATGGCACCGCCCAGGCCGGCGCGCTGGTAACCGATGGCAAACCCCAGCTGGCTGGAAGCCGGACCCGGCAAAAACTGGCACAGCGCCAGGGTGGCGGCAAAGCGCTCCTGAGGCAACCAGCCCAGCTTTTGCACGAAATGACGCTGAAAATAACCGATATGGGCGGCCGGTCCGCCAAAACTGACCCAGCCCAGCATAAAAAATTGCCAGAATACCGAAAGCATGATGAGTAACTGTGTCTGAAAAGAGGAATGCCGATAATGCCACAGCTCTCCCGAACGTTTAACCGTATATGTCGGAGGCTGGAAGCAGACATTTTTTATTGTGCGGCATACTTTTGTGAACCGGTGAGTATACATATCTCCGGTTTGTAGGTAGTAAGACTATCCTTGGTGAGACCTGCCATATCAGGGGGGATTGCAGCATGTCTCTGGCTGGTATAAATACCGATTGTTTTTGACATTCTTGTAACACTGTTGATACTCATTTAAGATCAAAGTCGTATGGTGGCGGGTCTGTCAGGCGTTCATGCCGCATTATCAAGGGACGGTTTCCCATTCAATCTGGCCCGGGTCAGGATATGTTCTCAAAGTGGTGGCCCATTGTGTTTTGGTCGGTTCAAAAAAACCTTCGCTCAGAACAACGCCTGGCGTCGGGAATTACGCAGCAGTCATGGCTAAGAGCAGTGCTGTTGTTTGGCGGGTATTTTGCCCTTGCCGAGCTGGGTATGTGGCTGGCGGTGCCGCCCTTTTACAGTGCCCCCATCTGGCCGGCAACGGGACTTGCCGTGTACTGCCTGAGCTTGTGGGGGCGGCGATATTGTTACGTGATCTGGCTGGCGGCCTGGTCGGCAGACATGTTGCACAAAACCTGGATTACCGGGCATGCTGCCGAGCCGGAACTGTTGTTGGTTACAGGTGCCACTGCACTCGGCTCCCTGCTGATGGCTCTGGTCAGCGTTATCTTGCTGCAGCCATTGATGCTGGAGCGCACCAGGCGTCTGGGAGAAGGCCGTATTATCTGGCGGTTGTTTCTGGCGGTGCCGGTGGCTGCGGCTCTGTCGGCCACTCCGGGCATTGTCAGTTTGCAGTGGTATCAGCCCCAGTCTGAAGGGGTTCTGATCGGTAACTGGCTGACCTTGGATGTCGGAATGTCTGGCGTTGTTTGCGGTCGTGCCCTTTATTCACAACGCCAGTATCACGGGTAACCGAAAACGTCGTTTTGACAGCCTCAGGCTCAGGTTGCTGCCGCTGGTGGTCGGCTTGCTGCTGGTGGTGGCGAACATCAGCCTGGCCAGGGCCGAAAAGTCGGAAAGTGATCAACAGTTTTCCATGTTGAGTGATTTGTTGCATGAGCACTTTGAAAGCGCCCTGTTGTCGCTGGACGAAATCATCAAGGCGCTCGCCGCTTTTATGCTCAGCAGTCATAAGGTGGAGCCGGCAGAATTTGA
The Oceanimonas pelagia genome window above contains:
- a CDS encoding MASE1 domain-containing protein, with product MFSKWWPIVFWSVQKNLRSEQRLASGITQQSWLRAVLLFGGYFALAELGMWLAVPPFYSAPIWPATGLAVYCLSLWGRRYCYVIWLAAWSADMLHKTWITGHAAEPELLLVTGATALGSLLMALVSVILLQPLMLERTRRLGEGRIIWRLFLAVPVAAALSATPGIVSLQWYQPQSEGVLIGNWLTLDVGMSGVVCGRALYSQRQYHG
- the chrA gene encoding chromate efflux transporter; amino-acid sequence: MLSVFWQFFMLGWVSFGGPAAHIGYFQRHFVQKLGWLPQERFAATLALCQFLPGPASSQLGFAIGYQRAGLGGAIAAFVGFTLPSFVLMLALALLGRQYAGSAITLAVVSGLKLFALVVVADAVLTMAGQFCRQRLPLTLAVATAAGQWLWPGLAAQFAALLTAALIGALWLRRGKGEPGHSPVLNWPFLLLFAGLFLLLPLVTNTASARLFADFYQAGSLVFGGGHVVLPLLQNLLADELSSEAFLTGYAAAQAMPGPMFSLAAFLGAELLPASPLTGALVATFGVFLPGFLLVLALLNGWQTLASNPRMAGAIAGVNASVVGLLLAALYQPVFVASITGAPALAAAALGLLALRVFRCPLLVLIPAFMLLGFWL